A stretch of Primulina tabacum isolate GXHZ01 chromosome 13, ASM2559414v2, whole genome shotgun sequence DNA encodes these proteins:
- the LOC142522920 gene encoding uncharacterized protein LOC142522920 — MKRNQDSMFAEEQAARQEREENVKGSQSRVEETRPLPSEENPEMGEMWREIQMLRQQLGSRAPTPKRGSPFSLAILEEGLPPNFRQSNVREYDGHTDPEKHLGRFENAALLHQYSDGIRCRVFLGTLVRSAQQWFNTLQPNSIQSFEDFATAFSHRFASSKRHQKNYLSLFVMKQQEAETLREFVQRFNNAALEIPAATPDIMISAFTQGLRGGEFFKSLVKKPPSSYDELLSRAEKYVNLEDAQRHKRMEQRPGGSRVEGAERESRKRGAGEREDDKARDKRQFSSHVPLNRSRDEVMEVREPEERWEKSRRAKSSARLPSRDRREGSASGSRPRSRPSPRRGQGPPWLNQRVGEQRDEGRGQGVPQELVEPRRGMNEDNNTTRGMIHMISGGVTDGDSGRARKAHGRRLENF; from the coding sequence atgAAGAGGAATCAAGATTCTATGTTTGCAGAAGAGCAGGCCgctcgccaggagcgagaggagAATGTGAAGGGCAGTCAGAGTAGGGTGGAGGAGACGCGACCCCTACCAAGTGAGGAGAATCCGGAGATGGGGGAGATGTGGAGGGAGATACagatgttgaggcagcagttgggaagcAGAGCACCGacacccaagagaggaagtcccttttcactagccattttagaagaaggacttcctccaaattttcgacagtcgaatgtgagagagtacgatggacatactgaccccgaaaaacacttggggagatttgagaatgcggccctattacatcaatattcagatgggatcaggtgcagggtgtttctgggcacgttggtgaggtcagcccagcaatggtttaataccCTGCAACCCAACTCCATACAGTCATTTGAGGATTTCGCTACAGCTTTCTCGCACCGATTtgccagcagcaagaggcaccagaagaattatttgagcctgtttgtgatgaaacaacaagaggctgaaactttgcgagaatttgtccagcgtttcaacaacGCAGCGCTGGAGATACCAGCGGCCactcctgacatcatgataagtgcctttaccCAGGGACTTAGAGGAGGAGAGTTCTTTAAATCATTAGTAAAGAAACCTCCATCAAGTTATGATGAGCTGTTATCTCGggcggaaaaatatgtaaatctcgAAGATGCCCAGCGGCATAAGAGGATGGAGCAGCGACCTGggggaagtagagttgagggagcggaaAGAGAAAGTAGGAAGAGAGGCGCGGGCGAGAGAGAGGATGATAAGGCTAGGGACAAaagacaattctcatcacatgttccTCTAAATAGGAGTCgtgacgaggtgatggaggtgagggagcccgaggagaggtgggagaagtcgcgaaGGGCTAAGAGCAGTGCTAGGTTGCCTTCGCGGGACAGACGAGAAGGATCTGCATCCGGGAGTCGACCGAGGTCTCGCCCGTcccctaggcgtggtcaaggccctccatggtTAAATCAGAGGGTCGGGGAGCAGAGAGATGAAGGTCGAGGTCAAGGTGTTCCTCAGGAACTCGTCGAACCGAGGAGaggaatgaatgaggataacaACACTActagaggaatgattcatatgatctcggggggtgttactgatggagactctgggcgagctcggaaggcacatgggagaaggttggagaacttttAG